A window of Pyrus communis chromosome 3, drPyrComm1.1, whole genome shotgun sequence genomic DNA:
TTATGATGACCAATTTTCCTACGACCATCATCGGATTCGCCATTTCTAAGATACTAACCTGTTCCGCTGTCCCCATACCAATGAACCTCCAAAATCACGATCCAATGGGCGGAATCACCCTCATATATAACCGGTGCGtacaataaatatttttataattcaagagATTGTTCTGTAGTTCTACTAGTTGTTTATATCCACGCACTAAGCTAAGAGGTTCACCCTGTTGTCCGGATCACTGGTGCCACCATCACCACGAGCAACTTGCCTTTTCTTTTCAAGCAGTTTGTTGGCCTTTCTCCACTTGTGGAATTTACCAAACAAGACCTCCATGTCTTCAAGGGTTCTGCCTTGTGTTTCCGGGAGCATTGTGAAAAAGAAGATCCAACCAACAGCACCAATTGCCGCATAAAGGAAGAAGGCACCACCCATTGTGATGGCCTTATACAACGAAATGAAAGTCATTGAGAGGATGCCACTCATCACCCTATTCACGGCCACTCCCATACCACACCCTTGAGCCCGCAGCCTCAATGGGAAGATCTCAGAGCTGTAGACCCAGGCGATGGGCCCAATCCCAGTTGAGAAAAACCCAACGAAGGCTAATACGCAGAACAAGCACAAAACAACTGCCCATGTCATTCTAGCCCCTTCGTGTTGATCAACGATGGTAAGGCTTGTACCGAGACACACCAGGGAGACTACCATACCAGCCATACTCGTTAACAGTAGTGGACGCCGTCCAACCCGATCAAGGAAAAAGGTAGCGACTAAGGTGAAAACGGTTTTGGAAAGTCCAACTCCGACAGTGCAGAGTAGCAATTGGTCTGAGCTGGTGATCCCAGCCTTCTCAAAGACCCTTGGACTGTACAAAACAAGGGCGTCTATACCAGATGCTTGCTGAAAGAAGTGGAAACCAAGGGCTGCAATTAGAATATGAAGAACTGTTGGTGTCGGATGAACTAACAATTCCTTCCAAACGCCTTCACCGTGGCTGTGACCAGTGACCTGGACGATATCATCGTTGCAATCCTCAGGAATTCCAGCAGCTTCTTTGATGTCAGCTAGTCTGAGCATGGACTCTTCTTTGGAGTCTGAGGTTTTGTCCAGGACTTGCCTGGCGTCGCCTAGTCGACCCTGCATAACGAGCCACCGAGGCGACTCAGGCATTGCTAAGACACCGATGGCAAGAATAACCGAGGGAATTGCACCGACGCCGAGCATGAGCCGCCACCCCAAGTCAAGAGCGCAAAATGAGAAAGCATAGTTGGATATATACCCCAATAATATGCCAACATTGACAAACACctattaaaattcaaacaaataaaattaattcaTATACACTTTTCGCAACTTTTGTCTTAAATTAATGATTAATTTGAAGCATCAAACAAATGTTTTAGTTTTGCTATAGAAATCTTCA
This region includes:
- the LOC137727781 gene encoding polyol transporter 5-like, with product MTSILLGYDIGVMSGAAIYIEKDLKVTDTQIEILLGILNLYSLIGSAMAGRTSDWVGRRYTIIISGAIFFTGAILMGLSTNYTFLMCGRFVAGLGVGYALTIAPVYAAEVSPASSRGFLTSFPEVFVNVGILLGYISNYAFSFCALDLGWRLMLGVGAIPSVILAIGVLAMPESPRWLVMQGRLGDARQVLDKTSDSKEESMLRLADIKEAAGIPEDCNDDIVQVTGHSHGEGVWKELLVHPTPTVLHILIAALGFHFFQQASGIDALVLYSPRVFEKAGITSSDQLLLCTVGVGLSKTVFTLVATFFLDRVGRRPLLLTSMAGMVVSLVCLGTSLTIVDQHEGARMTWAVVLCLFCVLAFVGFFSTGIGPIAWVYSSEIFPLRLRAQGCGMGVAVNRVMSGILSMTFISLYKAITMGGAFFLYAAIGAVGWIFFFTMLPETQGRTLEDMEVLFGKFHKWRKANKLLEKKRQVARGDGGTSDPDNRVNLLA